Proteins from a genomic interval of Aquabacterium sp. J223:
- the nudB gene encoding dihydroneopterin triphosphate diphosphatase has protein sequence MAEGPRPFKIPRSVLVVIHTPALEVLLLERADRPGYWQSVTGSLDREDEALAETAAREVAEETGIVVGAPGVPASALVDWGLENVYEIYPVWRHRYAPGVSHNTEHVFGLRVPAGTPVTLAPREHLAHAWLPWRDAADRCFSPSNAEAVLMLPRFATAS, from the coding sequence GTGGCTGAGGGCCCCCGCCCCTTCAAGATCCCGCGCTCGGTGCTGGTGGTGATCCACACGCCGGCGCTGGAGGTGCTGCTGCTGGAGCGCGCCGACCGGCCCGGCTACTGGCAGAGCGTGACGGGGTCGCTGGACCGCGAGGACGAGGCCCTGGCCGAGACGGCCGCGCGCGAGGTGGCCGAGGAGACCGGCATCGTCGTCGGCGCGCCCGGGGTGCCGGCGTCGGCCCTGGTGGACTGGGGGCTGGAGAACGTCTACGAGATCTACCCGGTGTGGCGCCACCGCTATGCACCGGGTGTCAGCCACAACACCGAGCATGTGTTCGGCCTTCGGGTGCCGGCGGGCACGCCGGTCACGCTGGCCCCGCGCGAGCACCTGGCCCATGCCTGGCTGCCCTGGCGCGACGCGGCCGACCGCTGCTTCTCGCCCTCGAACGCCGAGGCGGTGCTGATGCTGCCGCGCTTCGCCACCGCGAGCTGA
- a CDS encoding endonuclease/exonuclease/phosphatase family protein, whose product MNPLHSTHLPPFSATLAEHRLRVATYNIHKGVRGIGPARRLEIHNLGLGVEALDADLVFLQEVRLFHTLQARQFDRSTFGWPDGGQAEFLAPPGYEVAYRTNCITRHGEHGNALLSRWPMGDIGHHDVSDHRFEQRGLLHVPVQWSGRTVHAVVAHFGLIHASRVRQVQKLAAFIEQHVPKGELLIVAGDFNDWGEKLDGPMAGLGLARSRPPEGREKPTFPSRVPVFHLDRVYVRGLRCSGTFVPRGSAWVRMSDHLPLVVELEPA is encoded by the coding sequence ATGAACCCGCTCCACTCCACGCACCTGCCGCCGTTCTCCGCCACGCTCGCCGAACACCGGCTGCGGGTGGCGACCTACAACATCCACAAGGGCGTGCGCGGCATCGGCCCGGCGCGCCGGCTGGAGATCCACAACCTGGGGCTGGGGGTCGAGGCGCTGGACGCCGACCTGGTGTTCCTGCAGGAGGTGCGGCTGTTCCACACGTTGCAGGCGCGCCAGTTCGACCGCAGCACCTTCGGCTGGCCCGACGGCGGGCAGGCCGAGTTCCTGGCGCCGCCGGGCTACGAAGTGGCCTACCGGACCAACTGCATCACCCGCCATGGCGAGCACGGCAATGCGCTGCTGTCGCGCTGGCCCATGGGCGACATCGGCCACCACGACGTGTCCGACCACCGCTTCGAGCAGCGCGGCCTGCTGCACGTGCCGGTGCAGTGGAGCGGCCGCACCGTGCACGCGGTGGTGGCGCATTTCGGCCTGATCCACGCCAGCCGGGTGCGCCAGGTGCAGAAGCTCGCGGCCTTCATCGAGCAGCACGTGCCGAAGGGGGAACTGCTGATCGTGGCCGGCGACTTCAACGACTGGGGCGAGAAGCTCGACGGGCCGATGGCCGGCCTCGGGCTTGCGCGGTCGCGACCGCCGGAAGGTCGAGAGAAGCCGACCTTCCCGTCGCGGGTGCCGGTGTTCCACCTCGACCGCGTCTACGTGCGCGGGCTGCGCTGCAGCGGCACCTTCGTGCCGCGCGGCAGCGCCTGGGTGCGCATGTCCGACCACCTGCCGCTGGTGGTGGAACTGGAGCCGGCCTGA
- a CDS encoding glycosyltransferase family 4 protein has protein sequence MRVLLIAEAANPEWVSVPLVGWSMASAIARATDAHIVTQVRNRDALLRAGWREGEHFTALDTEALMAPLWRVAETIAGKKGGWTLKTAIASLSYPYFERLVWQRFKADVTARRFDLVHRITPLTPTAASSLAARCHAAGVPFVMGPLNGGVPWPPGFDSARRQEREWLSYVRGAYRWRPGVRATWRHSAALIAGSRHTASEFPKALQSRCHYLPENGIDPARFSGQAAPWTGGPVRGCFIGRLVPYKGPDMLLEAAAPLLRDGRLRLDIVGDGPLMPDLQAWVATEGLQAAVTLHGWVRHDQVQDVLRQAHILPFPSVREFGGGVVLEAMALGVVPVVADYAGPAELVDDAVGFKVPIGRREDVVTGFRRVLTDIVDRPAERLNGRSVQARQRIADRYTWDAKAAQVMDIYRQVLKQTQRPR, from the coding sequence ATGCGCGTCCTGCTCATCGCCGAGGCGGCGAACCCCGAGTGGGTGAGCGTGCCGCTGGTCGGCTGGTCGATGGCGTCGGCCATCGCGCGCGCCACCGACGCCCACATCGTGACGCAGGTGCGCAACCGGGACGCCCTGCTGCGCGCCGGCTGGCGTGAAGGCGAGCACTTCACCGCCCTGGACACCGAGGCGCTGATGGCGCCGCTGTGGCGCGTCGCCGAGACCATCGCCGGCAAGAAGGGCGGCTGGACGCTGAAGACGGCGATCGCCAGCCTGTCCTACCCCTACTTCGAGCGACTGGTGTGGCAGCGCTTCAAGGCCGACGTGACGGCGCGCCGCTTCGACCTGGTCCACCGCATCACGCCGCTGACGCCCACGGCGGCGAGCAGCCTGGCCGCCCGCTGCCACGCCGCGGGCGTGCCCTTCGTGATGGGGCCGCTGAACGGCGGCGTGCCCTGGCCGCCAGGGTTCGACAGCGCCCGGCGGCAGGAGCGCGAGTGGCTGTCCTATGTGCGCGGGGCCTATCGCTGGCGGCCGGGCGTGCGCGCGACCTGGCGCCACTCGGCCGCGCTGATCGCCGGCTCCCGGCACACCGCCAGCGAGTTCCCGAAGGCGCTGCAGTCCCGGTGCCACTACCTGCCCGAGAACGGCATCGACCCCGCCCGCTTCAGCGGCCAGGCCGCACCGTGGACCGGCGGGCCGGTGCGGGGCTGCTTCATCGGCCGGCTGGTGCCCTACAAGGGGCCCGACATGCTGCTGGAGGCAGCGGCCCCGCTGCTGCGCGACGGCCGCCTGCGGCTGGACATCGTCGGCGACGGGCCCCTGATGCCGGACCTGCAGGCCTGGGTGGCCACCGAGGGCCTGCAGGCGGCGGTGACGCTGCACGGCTGGGTGCGGCACGACCAGGTGCAGGACGTGCTCCGCCAGGCGCACATCCTGCCGTTCCCCAGCGTGCGGGAGTTCGGCGGCGGCGTGGTGCTGGAAGCGATGGCGCTCGGCGTGGTGCCGGTGGTGGCGGACTACGCTGGCCCGGCGGAACTGGTGGACGACGCGGTGGGCTTCAAGGTGCCGATCGGACGCCGCGAGGACGTGGTGACCGGCTTCCGGCGGGTGTTGACCGACATCGTGGACCGGCCGGCGGAACGGCTGAACGGCCGCTCGGTGCAGGCGCGGCAGCGCATCGCCGACCGCTACACCTGGGACGCCAAGGCGGCGCAGGTAATGGACATCTACCGGCAGGTGCTGAAGCAGACGCAGCGCCCTCGCTGA
- the clsB gene encoding cardiolipin synthase ClsB: MVYTGGNHVRLLAGGDELFPAMHAAIAAARREVWLVTYIFHHDEAAQAMAQALREAAGRGVRVGVVVDGFGSRGSLAQLQRWWAGSSVSLAVFRPLDRWWAVLQPGQFRRLHHKLCVVDDEVAFVGGINILDDRVDVRHGRADAPRLDYAVRLAGPVVLPVAHTARALWSRAALGHDWRGELAALVGSAEPVKGAGRLMRSLRIAPPVEVLLPGVRDGSPVRAAFVVRDNLRHRGAIEHSQLEAFRHARHSIDLVTPYFYPGQRFRRALRQAARRGVRVRLLLQGKLDYRIAGLAATVLYDELLRQGVEIYEYTPAWLHAKAAVVDGRWVTVGSSNIDPLSLLLNLEANVAVDDAGFADELGQRLAQALAQSRRVDRAGPSRGWWGALRRGVVAWGALIYLRMAGITRPY, encoded by the coding sequence GTGGTCTACACCGGCGGCAATCACGTGCGGCTGCTGGCCGGGGGCGACGAGCTGTTCCCGGCGATGCATGCGGCCATCGCCGCCGCCCGCCGCGAGGTCTGGCTGGTCACCTACATCTTCCACCACGACGAGGCGGCCCAGGCCATGGCGCAGGCGCTGCGCGAGGCGGCCGGGCGCGGCGTTCGCGTGGGCGTCGTGGTGGACGGCTTCGGCAGCCGCGGCAGCCTGGCGCAGCTGCAACGCTGGTGGGCCGGCTCGTCGGTGTCGCTGGCGGTGTTCCGGCCGCTCGACCGCTGGTGGGCGGTGCTGCAGCCGGGGCAGTTCCGGCGTCTGCACCACAAGCTGTGCGTGGTCGACGACGAGGTGGCCTTCGTCGGCGGCATCAACATCCTCGACGACCGTGTCGACGTGCGCCACGGCCGCGCCGATGCGCCGCGCCTGGACTACGCCGTGCGCCTGGCCGGGCCGGTGGTGCTGCCCGTCGCGCACACCGCCCGCGCGCTGTGGTCGCGGGCAGCCCTGGGGCATGACTGGCGCGGCGAGCTGGCGGCGCTGGTCGGCAGCGCGGAGCCGGTCAAGGGTGCCGGCCGGCTGATGCGCAGCCTGCGCATCGCGCCGCCGGTGGAAGTGCTGCTGCCGGGGGTGCGCGACGGATCGCCGGTGCGGGCGGCCTTCGTGGTGCGCGACAACCTGCGCCACCGCGGCGCCATCGAGCACAGCCAGCTCGAGGCCTTCCGCCACGCCCGGCACAGCATCGACCTCGTCACGCCGTACTTCTACCCCGGCCAGCGCTTCCGCCGCGCGCTGCGCCAGGCCGCCCGCCGCGGCGTGCGCGTGCGCCTGCTGCTGCAGGGCAAGCTGGACTACCGCATCGCCGGGCTGGCGGCCACGGTGCTCTACGACGAACTGCTGCGTCAGGGGGTGGAGATCTACGAGTACACCCCGGCCTGGCTGCACGCCAAGGCGGCGGTGGTCGACGGCCGCTGGGTGACGGTCGGCAGCTCCAACATCGACCCGCTGTCGCTGCTGCTCAACCTGGAGGCCAACGTGGCGGTGGACGACGCCGGCTTCGCCGACGAACTGGGCCAGCGGCTGGCGCAGGCGCTGGCCCAGTCGCGACGGGTCGACCGCGCCGGGCCGTCGCGCGGCTGGTGGGGGGCGCTGCGGCGCGGGGTGGTGGCCTGGGGGGCCCTGATTTACCTGCGCATGGCGGGCATCACGCGGCCTTACTGA
- the aspS gene encoding aspartate--tRNA ligase, which produces MRTTYCGLVSEALLGQTVTLMGWAHRRRDHGGVIFIDLRDREGLVQVVCDPDRPEMFATAEGVRNEFCLKLVGKVRARPAGTENANLTSGKVEVLCQELEVLNPSVTPPFQLDDDNLSETTRLTHRVLDLRRPAMQHNLMLRYRVAMEVRKYLDEHGFVDIETPMLTRSTPEGARDYLVPSRVHDGMFFALPQSPQLFKQLLMVSGFDRYYQITKCFRDEDLRADRQPEFTQIDLETSFLTEQEIRDLTEGMIRHVFMKALGVDLGTYPVMQYSEAMRLYGSDKPDLRVKLDFTELTDVMADVDFKVFSGPATMKGGRVAALRIPGGGDMSRGEIDGYTDFVKIYGAKGLAWIKVNDLAKGREGLQSPIVKNLHDRAVDEIVRRTGAQTGDLIFFGADKAKVVNDALGALRVKIGHSEFGRAKGLFEDRWAPLWVIDFPMFEYDEEGQRWNAVHHPFTAPKDGHENLMDTDPGACVAKAYDMVLNGWELGGGSVRIHRADVQSKVFSALKIGPEEAQAKFGFLLDALQYGAPPHGGLAFGLDRLVTLMTKADSIRDVIAFPKTQRAQDLLTGAPSPVDEKQLRELHIRLRNVAPAAA; this is translated from the coding sequence ATGAGAACCACCTACTGCGGCCTGGTCAGCGAGGCCCTGCTGGGCCAGACCGTCACCCTGATGGGCTGGGCCCACCGCCGGCGCGACCATGGCGGCGTCATCTTCATCGACCTGCGCGACCGCGAGGGCCTGGTGCAGGTGGTGTGCGACCCCGACCGCCCGGAGATGTTCGCCACCGCCGAGGGCGTGCGCAACGAGTTCTGCCTGAAGCTGGTGGGCAAGGTGAGGGCGCGGCCGGCCGGCACCGAGAACGCCAACCTCACCAGCGGCAAGGTGGAGGTGCTGTGCCAGGAACTCGAGGTGCTCAACCCCAGCGTCACGCCGCCCTTCCAGCTCGACGACGACAACCTGTCCGAGACCACGCGCCTGACCCACCGCGTGCTCGACCTGCGCCGCCCGGCCATGCAGCACAACCTGATGCTGCGCTACCGCGTGGCGATGGAGGTGCGCAAGTACCTCGACGAACACGGCTTCGTCGACATCGAGACGCCGATGCTCACCCGCAGCACCCCCGAGGGCGCACGCGACTACCTGGTGCCCAGCCGGGTCCACGACGGCATGTTCTTCGCGCTGCCGCAGAGCCCCCAGCTGTTCAAGCAGCTGCTCATGGTCTCGGGCTTCGACCGCTACTACCAGATCACCAAGTGCTTCCGTGACGAGGACCTGCGCGCCGACCGCCAGCCCGAGTTCACCCAGATCGACCTGGAGACCAGCTTCCTCACCGAGCAGGAGATTCGCGACCTGACCGAGGGCATGATCCGCCACGTCTTCATGAAGGCGCTGGGCGTCGACCTGGGCACCTACCCGGTGATGCAGTACAGCGAGGCGATGAGGCTGTACGGCTCGGACAAGCCCGACCTGCGCGTCAAGCTCGACTTCACCGAGCTGACCGACGTCATGGCCGACGTCGACTTCAAGGTCTTCTCCGGGCCGGCGACGATGAAGGGCGGCCGCGTCGCGGCGCTGCGCATCCCCGGCGGCGGCGACATGAGCCGCGGCGAGATCGACGGCTACACCGACTTCGTGAAGATCTACGGCGCCAAGGGCCTGGCCTGGATCAAGGTCAACGACCTGGCCAAGGGCCGCGAGGGGCTGCAGAGCCCCATCGTCAAGAACCTGCACGACCGCGCGGTCGACGAGATCGTCCGCCGCACCGGGGCGCAGACCGGCGACCTCATCTTCTTCGGCGCCGACAAGGCCAAGGTGGTCAACGACGCGCTGGGCGCGCTGCGGGTGAAGATCGGCCACAGCGAGTTCGGCCGCGCCAAGGGCCTGTTCGAGGACCGGTGGGCGCCGCTGTGGGTGATCGACTTCCCGATGTTCGAGTACGACGAGGAGGGCCAGCGCTGGAACGCGGTGCACCACCCCTTCACCGCACCGAAGGACGGCCACGAGAACCTGATGGACACCGACCCCGGCGCCTGCGTCGCCAAGGCCTACGACATGGTGCTCAACGGCTGGGAGCTGGGCGGCGGCTCGGTGCGCATCCACCGCGCCGACGTGCAGAGCAAGGTCTTCTCCGCGCTGAAGATCGGGCCCGAGGAGGCGCAGGCCAAGTTCGGCTTCCTGCTCGACGCCCTGCAGTACGGCGCGCCGCCGCACGGCGGCCTGGCCTTCGGGCTGGACCGCCTGGTGACGCTGATGACCAAGGCCGATTCCATCCGCGACGTCATCGCCTTCCCGAAGACGCAGCGGGCGCAGGACCTGCTGACCGGCGCGCCGTCGCCGGTGGACGAGAAGCAGCTGCGCGAACTCCACATCCGTCTGCGGAATGTGGCGCCTGCCGCCGCCTGA
- a CDS encoding FmdB family zinc ribbon protein, with protein sequence MPIYAYRCASCGHAQDVLRKLSDPALTVCPACQAGTFEKQVTAAGFQLKGSGWYVTDFRNNGSAPAKASTGGEAKPADTASSSESKAPASTTEPATPAAAKSEPAAAGGTASAAPTP encoded by the coding sequence ATGCCGATCTATGCCTATCGCTGCGCCAGCTGCGGCCATGCGCAGGACGTCTTGCGCAAGCTCTCCGACCCTGCGCTGACCGTCTGCCCGGCCTGCCAGGCGGGCACCTTCGAAAAGCAGGTCACCGCCGCCGGCTTCCAGCTCAAGGGCTCGGGCTGGTACGTCACCGACTTCCGCAACAACGGCAGCGCGCCGGCCAAGGCCTCGACCGGCGGCGAGGCGAAGCCCGCCGACACCGCGTCGTCGTCCGAGTCGAAGGCGCCTGCGTCCACCACCGAGCCGGCCACGCCCGCCGCCGCCAAGAGCGAACCGGCAGCCGCCGGCGGAACCGCCTCCGCGGCGCCGACCCCTTGA
- a CDS encoding DUF502 domain-containing protein codes for MKKHLLAGLLVWLPLAITVWVLMWVLGLMTGVFGGLLDAVQAVLPQAAVPTIEWLRRTPGLGVVVLLVALWLTGVAATNIAGQWALRQGHRLLSNIPIVKSIYSSVKQVSDTLFSSNGNAFREAVLLEYPRAGSWTIAFVTGRPGGEVADHLRGDYLSLYVPTTPNPTSGFFLMLPRADVVPLGMSVDEALKYIISMGVVAPPPPRVALAAAAAH; via the coding sequence GTGAAGAAACACCTCCTTGCCGGCCTGCTGGTCTGGCTGCCGCTGGCCATCACGGTCTGGGTGCTGATGTGGGTGCTCGGGCTGATGACCGGCGTCTTCGGCGGTCTGCTCGACGCGGTGCAGGCGGTGCTGCCGCAGGCCGCGGTGCCGACCATCGAATGGCTGCGGCGCACGCCGGGCCTCGGCGTGGTCGTGCTGCTGGTCGCGCTCTGGCTGACCGGCGTGGCGGCGACCAACATCGCCGGCCAATGGGCGCTGCGGCAGGGACACCGGCTGCTGTCCAACATCCCCATCGTCAAATCCATCTACAGCTCGGTCAAGCAGGTCTCGGACACGCTGTTCTCCAGCAACGGCAACGCCTTCCGCGAGGCCGTGCTGCTGGAGTACCCGCGCGCCGGCAGCTGGACCATCGCCTTCGTCACCGGCCGTCCCGGCGGCGAGGTGGCCGACCACCTGCGCGGCGACTACCTCAGCCTGTACGTGCCGACGACGCCCAACCCGACGTCCGGCTTCTTCCTGATGCTGCCGCGCGCCGACGTCGTGCCCCTGGGCATGAGCGTGGACGAGGCGTTGAAGTACATCATCTCGATGGGCGTGGTGGCCCCGCCGCCGCCGCGGGTGGCGCTGGCCGCCGCGGCCGCCCACTGA